From a single Cytophagia bacterium CHB2 genomic region:
- a CDS encoding OsmC family protein, giving the protein MVKKKAEVKWVDGLRFVGKAYSNHPVVMDAAIEAGGGDAGLRPGEMVLMALAGCTGMDVVSLLKKMRVDFDSFEIGIEAEVAENYPKKFTKIIVEYRVAGRDIPEDKLQRAINLSRETYCSVSAQLRPGAEIEYRYKILPMEKAA; this is encoded by the coding sequence ATGGTAAAGAAGAAGGCAGAGGTCAAATGGGTTGATGGTTTACGATTTGTGGGAAAAGCCTATTCCAATCATCCGGTGGTGATGGATGCGGCGATCGAAGCCGGCGGCGGTGATGCCGGCTTGCGCCCCGGCGAGATGGTGCTGATGGCGCTTGCCGGCTGCACCGGCATGGATGTTGTCTCGTTGCTCAAGAAAATGCGAGTTGATTTCGACAGCTTCGAAATCGGCATAGAAGCAGAGGTAGCGGAAAACTATCCCAAAAAATTTACCAAGATCATTGTGGAATATCGCGTAGCCGGCCGCGATATTCCCGAAGACAAATTGCAACGCGCTATCAATCTCTCACGAGAGACGTATTGCTCGGTCAGCGCGCAATTGCGGCCCGGCGCGGAGATTGAATATCGTTACAAGATACTGCCGATGGAGAAGGCGGCCTAG
- the pdxH gene encoding pyridoxamine 5'-phosphate oxidase, which translates to MGHFLNDLRVDYAQRQLHENEAAAVPFHQFQKWFDEALAAEPNHANAMTLATCTREGKPSARVVLLKSWDQRGFVFYTNYNSRKASELLENPRASLVFWWQGLERQVRIEGRVEKTAEEEADDYFQTRPRESQIGAWASAQSEVIPDRSTLEQRFQEIARAYENQPIPRPAHWGGFRLTPESIEFWQGRPNRMHDRLRYRRLGSAWVVERLSP; encoded by the coding sequence ATGGGCCACTTTCTCAACGATTTGCGCGTTGATTATGCTCAGCGGCAACTTCACGAAAATGAAGCCGCGGCTGTTCCCTTTCACCAATTTCAAAAATGGTTTGATGAAGCGCTGGCGGCCGAGCCGAATCATGCGAATGCGATGACGCTGGCAACGTGTACGCGGGAGGGCAAGCCCTCGGCGCGTGTTGTGTTGCTCAAGAGCTGGGATCAACGCGGCTTCGTTTTTTATACGAATTACAACAGCCGCAAAGCAAGCGAGCTGTTGGAGAATCCCCGGGCCAGTTTGGTGTTTTGGTGGCAGGGGTTGGAGCGTCAGGTCCGCATCGAAGGCCGTGTCGAAAAAACGGCGGAAGAGGAGGCGGATGACTATTTTCAAACCCGGCCGCGCGAGAGCCAGATTGGGGCATGGGCTTCGGCGCAGAGCGAGGTTATTCCGGATCGCAGCACGCTGGAACAGCGTTTTCAGGAAATCGCGCGTGCTTATGAGAATCAACCGATTCCTCGCCCGGCGCATTGGGGCGGTTTTCGATTGACGCCGGAGAGCATTGAGTTTTGGCAGGGCCGTCCCAATCGCATGCACGATCGTTTGCGCTATCGCCGGCTGGGAAGCGCGTGGGTTGTCGAGCGGTTGTCACCCTAA